From the genome of Danio aesculapii chromosome 16, fDanAes4.1, whole genome shotgun sequence, one region includes:
- the plekhf2 gene encoding pleckstrin homology domain-containing family F member 2: MVDRLANSEANSKRIGVVEACFGTAGQPLAIPGRVLIGEGVLTKLCRKRPKARQFFLFNDILVYGNIVIQKKKYNKQHIIPLESVTIDTVDDEGELRNGWLIKTPTKSFAVYAATATEKSEWMSHINKCVSDLLEKSGKSPTGEHAAVWVPDSEATVCMRCQKMKFTPVNRRHHCRKCGFVVCGPCSEKKFLLPSQSSKPVRVCEFCYKQLSTGATLPPRSDSYSRQGSDFCSNNISDDDDDDDSSD, encoded by the coding sequence ATGGTGGACCGCTTGGCGAACAGTGAGGCCAACTCTAAACGCATCGGGGTGGTGGAGGCATGCTTCGGCACAGCAGGTCAACCGCTGGCCATCCCAGGTCGAGTTCTGATCGGAGAGGGCGTTCTCACAAAGCTGTGCCGCAAAAGACCTAAAGCTCGGCAGTTCTTCCTCTTCAACGACATCCTGGTGTACGGCAACATCGtcatccagaagaaaaagtaCAATAAGCAGCACATCATCCCTTTGGAGAGCGTTACCATAGACACGGTCGATGATGAGGGCGAATTGCGCAACGGCTGGCTTATTAAAACGCCCACTAAATCCTTCGCCGTTTATGCCGCCACCGCTACGGAGAAGTCCGAGTGGATGAGCCACATCAACAAATGCGTTTCGGACTTGCTTGAAAAAAGCGGGAAATCTCCTACCGGCGAGCACGCCGCAGTCTGGGTGCCCGATTCAGAGGCAACCGTGTGCATGCGCTGCCAGAAGATGAAGTTCACCCCTGTCAACCGGCGCCACCACTGCCGGAAGTGTGGCTTCGTCGTATGCGGCCCGTGCTCAGAGAAAAAGTTCCTTCTCCCCAGCCAGTCCTCCAAACCGGTGCGCGTGTGCGAGTTCTGTTACAAGCAGCTCTCGACGGGTGCTACTCTCCCACCCCGATCAGACTCCTACAGCCGGCAGGGCTCCGACTTCTGCAGCAACAACATCTCGGACGACGACGATGACGACGACAGCAGTGACTGA